The Deinococcus roseus DNA segment GGTGGTTTGTTGAGATGATCTCGCAGAGGGGAGGCAAAAAAGCAGGACAGCGGTAAAATTTCAACTTGTGAGAGAAGAAAAAAAACGCTGCCCCTTTGCAGTTTAGCGTGCCCTACACCTGACTGCCAAGACCACCTCAAAACGGGCCAGGACAACCTGGTGGTGCGCAAGACCTACGGCAAGCACCAGTTGCGCTACTTGAAGTGCAAAACCTGTGGCACTGAGTTCAGTGAACGCAAGGGAACCGCTCTCTGGAACAGCAAAATTCACCCGGACACCTTCATCAAAGTGGCTGAAACGCTATGTGAAGGCAACTCGATCTCCGCCACTACCCGACTGTGCAAAGTCCACCACGACACGGTGGAACGCATCATTATGGTCACTGGAAACCATGCCAGAAGCATCCATGACCAAAAAGCAGTGCAGGTGAAGACCACGGCCTTGCAGGCCGATGAACGCTATGGTTTCTACGGAAACAAAAGCCAGCCGTGCTGGGAAGCCACGGTGATTGACCCCTACAGCAAGTTTGTGGTCTCCCTGCGTTTGGGTGCCAGAGATGAGCTGTTGATTCGGGGTCTGCTAGAAGATGCCAAAGATCGTCTGACAGACTCACAAAATTTAGCCCTGTTCACCGATGGCGGACACGGCTACGCTACCCTCTTTCCTGAAATCTTCGGAGTGCCGTACCAGCCGAAGAAAAAGGGTAATCAAGGCAGACCTCCCAAGGTGAAGTACCGGATTCCCAGAATGCTGGCCCACGTGCAGCTGATCAAGGTGCGGGAAGGCAAAAAGCTAAAGACGGTGGACATCTGCTATACCCACGGCACCACCGGTCGGATCAAGTTGGAACTGGAACGGCTGGGGTACAACACCCCAAA contains these protein-coding regions:
- a CDS encoding IS1 transposase, producing MVRKTYGKHQLRYLKCKTCGTEFSERKGTALWNSKIHPDTFIKVAETLCEGNSISATTRLCKVHHDTVERIIMVTGNHARSIHDQKAVQVKTTALQADERYGFYGNKSQPCWEATVIDPYSKFVVSLRLGARDELLIRGLLEDAKDRLTDSQNLALFTDGGHGYATLFPEIFGVPYQPKKKGNQGRPPKVKYRIPRMLAHVQLIKVREGKKLKTVDICYTHGTTGRIKLELERLGYNTPNTSAVERQNGTARQHNPYLHRKGLAFAHKKITRLGLAELERL